The proteins below are encoded in one region of Glandiceps talaboti chromosome 17, keGlaTala1.1, whole genome shotgun sequence:
- the LOC144448182 gene encoding VWFA and cache domain-containing protein 1-like, with protein sequence MVVQNIIITTTWLSLFILSESAILDVNIFADKLDNLANEGLGVSEMQKHFDRLDFASRPIDGTTMINRLSTELSAKFKARLDALKNLQTSVQDSYASDIEGTFPECCSVTGLEYDSRFGIEIDVDDACERISPSVGEKEVKKLSEPVLDVMKTNFQQNPSLKWQYFGSEEGVFTVYPAHAMHSCDSYDNRFRPWYVETATPDPKNVVIVIDRSGSMDEDYEGRTLMHIAKDAATSVLGTMNPSDKVGIVMFSDAIVVPPGTSTTSNCYAKELAAANSVNIKYLSSFINSIQEYGSTHYDKAFNAAFDLLMHSRPLSTEPDIDQVILFLTDGEPTDAAASDYDRKKMIMETIQDRNREMENEVIIMTYGLGDDVGLDFLQDIANQDGSKYGVPPDDNVKPGQYVHVSDPNNLRSLMASYYDYFSDESHSGQPIFSVPYQAASGIGLVTTVALPVRHNGELKGVVGVDLTLTDLTSDVTYYGDSQLSYPFVFDSQTKAVGRTLMHPLLPIPTVTDTNNVFIHITSLERENEFEQYVFNRAAMSSAKEGSVSYPSKRYLPRGDSEHEGVKVIEVPTTVYWTKITDSPFVVAIAIAEGDDHIDLKYQAPSGNDFLYHRIDLVPPGSLCQHFQRQATTEQSVVKFGPEAFLDPVQYLEMEEHEFAVHAYTSYMNDVTGLQVNQYFLDGIRDIVVATAKVDDLWLNDESGVGAYTVLRYIGTESGVFRQYPGLVLNKHYDPARRPWYSRAKSNKDLITLSAPYPMGSEYIITLSHTLIIGNLSMHASSDEVVAVTGLDFTLSYFYRLLTLSYPECFDERYRCFVIDNSGYFVVHRDFFPKTNKTDIYESHITRREPDIAQDLIDKGFLVKKNCLNLQEIQITYFYQVDINNTNGVVNNIKSKDPCRRYQLMTIPNTNAFLGIIEKSGDCKSRAPCPCNKDSCITTSAMDCECPCVSTKNVKYDYCRGEFKLTSADPPPCPPSVQTMTTMVSEVRTKVKRTNVLLPCFDPECRQRDSYSDCFGVVSCAWCNADKNGEIENPYCIHINEFRQDSCMYIPEEVTIAPQPVTDKRYDEQTGGGLSSGAIIGIILATIAFITILVIVGKKVFPILKEKRAERKRGTGTLNTDVSYSAAPSAPPPPSAPLQSNPIYINMPRTPDPVVMFSIPRNDVASDIRYDTGISQAAPTAFPDTDVDSDHPDDPTDTNTEADDNGANTQDEDENTTTNAHDNNDQTGTGNTQEEPVHGQSENEGESSSSSDDSDSSHGGDGQESGDLADDSVLEPLQSGSTD encoded by the exons ATGGTGGttcaaaatatcattattacaacAACATGGCTGTCATTATTCATTCTCTCTGAGTCCGCCATCTtggatgtaaatatttttgcaGACAAACTTGACAATCTAGCCAATGAGGGCCTTGGTGTCAGTGAAATGCAg AAACACTTTGACAGATTGGATTTTGCATCAAGACCTATCGATGGGACTACAATGATTAACAGG TTGTCTACAGAATTAAGTGCTAAATTCAAGGCAAGATTAGATGCATTGAAAAATCTACAAACTAGTGTACAAGACTCCTATGCATCGGACATTGAGGGAACGTTCCCAGAATGCTGTTcggtgaccggtttggaatatGACTCCAGATTTGGTATCGAG ATTGACGTAGACGATGCATGTGAGAGAATATCGCCCTCAGTCGGAGAGAAAGAGGTGAAAAAGCTATCTGAGCCAGTATTGGACGTCATGAAGACGAATTTTCAACAGAATCCAAGTTTAAAATGGCAATATTTCGGTAGCGAAGAGGGTGTATTTACCGTGTATCCAGCTCACGCTATGCATTCATGTGATTCCTATGACAACAGATTCAG ACCCTGGTACGTGGAGACTGCTACTCCTGACCCTAAGAACGTTGTCATAGTGATAGATAGAAGTGGGTCAATGGATGAAGACTATGAGGGTAGAACATTGATGCATATTGCAAAAGATGCTGCAACATCAGTACTTGGAACAATGAATCCAAGTGACAAA GTCggtatagttatgttttccgatGCGATAGTCGTTCCCCCTGGTACGTCAACAACCAGTAATTGTTATGCCAAGGAGCTAGCTGCAGCTAATTCAGTTAATATCAAATACTTGTCTAGTTTTATCAACTCTATCCAGGAATACG GTAGTACCCATTATGACAAGGCGTTCAATGCGGCCTTTGACCTTTTGATGCACTCCCGACCTTTAAGTACTGAACCCGACATAG aTCAGGTAATACTATTTTTGACCGATGGTGAACCGACTGACGCTGCGGCGTCTGACTACGATCGTAAAAAGATGATAATGGAAACTATACAAGACCGAAATAGAGAAATGGAAAATGAAGTTATTATAATGACGTACGGACTAGGTGATG ATGTTGGTCTTGATTTTCTACAAGATATTGCCAACCAAGATGGAAGTAAATATGGCGTCCCACCTGACGATAATGTAAAG CCTGGTCAATACGTGCATGTATCCGATCCTAACAATTTGAGATCGTTGATGGCGTCCTACTACGACTATTTTTCTGATGAAAGTCATTCTGGACAACCTATCTTCTCTGTACCGTATCAAGCGGCGTCCGGTATCG GTTTGGTGACCACCGTTGCTTTGCCTGTCAGACATAACGGTGAACTAAAAGGTGTGGTAGGGGTTGACTTAACATTAACGGATCTGACGTCAGATGTGACGTATTATGGCGATAGTCAGCTGAGTTATCCATTTGTTTTTGACAGTCAGACGAAAGCAGTAG GACGAACTTTAATGCATCCATTGCTACCAATACCAACTGTCACCGATACCAACAATGTGTTCATACACATTACGTCATTAGAAAgggaaaatgaatttgaacaaTATGTATTCAACAGAGCAGCCAT GTCGAGTGCAAAGGAAGGCAGTGTATCGTACCCATCTAAACGATATCTACCACGTGGAGACTCAGAAcatgaaggcgtgaaagttatAGAAGTACCAACTACAGTGTACTGGACAAAA ATAACCGATTCACCGTTtgttgttgccatagcaatagCAGAAGGAGACGACCATATTGATTTGAAGTACCAAGCCCCATCAG GGAATGATTTCTTGTATCATCGTATTGATCTGGTACCTCCAGGGTCACTTTGCCAACATTTCCAGAGACAAGCAACAACAG AGCAGTCCGTGGTCAAGTTTGGACCGGAAGCGTTCCTAGATCCAGTACAGTATTTAGAGATGGAGGAACATGAGTTTGCTGTCCATGCTTACACTAGTTACATGAATGACGTCACGGGCTTACAGGTCAACCAGTATTTTTTG GATGGTATACGTGACATTGTCGTGGCAACCGCAAAGGTAGATGATCTTTGGTTGAACGATGAAAGTGGTGTGGGGGCGTACACCGTTCTGAGGTATATTGGTACTGAATCTGGCGTCTTCAGACAGTATCCGGGACTCGTATTAAACAAACATTATGATCCAGCACGTAGACCCTG GTACAGCCGAGCCAAGAGTAACAAGGATTTAATTACTCTATCAGCACCCTATCCAATGggatcagaatatattataaCATTAAGTCATACATTAATTATAGG TAACTTATCCATGCACGCGTCGTCAGACGAGGTCGTGGCAGTGACAGGCTTAGATTTCACACTTAGTTATTTCTATCGACTTTTAACATTGTCCTACCCAGAATGTTTTGATGAGAGATACAG ATGTTTTGTAATAGACAACAGTGGCTACTTCGTGGTTCACAGAGATTTCTTCCCAAAGACCAACAAAACAGACATCTACGAATCTCACATCACCAGACGTGAACCAGATATCGCCCAGGATTTGATAGATAAAGGGTTTCTAGTGAAGAAGAACTGCCTAAATCTACAAGAAATACAGATCACGTATTTCTACCAG GTTGATATCAATAATACCAATGGTGTAGTGAACAATATCAAGTCTAAGGACCCCTGTAGACGATATCAACTAATGACTATACCGAACACCAATGCATTTCTTGGTATCATTGAAAAGTCTGGAGATTGTAAATCAAGAGCACCATGTCCGTGTAATAAG GATTCTTGCATCACAACATCAGCAATGGACTGTGAATGTCCCTGTGTATCCACCAAGAATGTGAAATACGATTACTGTAGAGGAGAATTTAAATTGACAAG tGCTGACCCTCCACCGTGTCCCCCAAGTGTACAGACAATGACAACGATGGTTTCTGAAGTCAGGACTAAAGTGAAACGGACCAATGTCTTGTTACCTTGTTTTGATCCCGAATGTCGACAGAGAGACAGTTATAG TGATTGCTTTGGTGTGGTAAGCTGTGCATGGTGTAATGCAGATAAGAATGGTGAGATAGAGAATCCATATTGTATACACATCAATGAATTTAGGCAAGATTCCTGCA TGTATATCCCTGAAGAAGTTACAATAGCGCCACAGCCGG ttacTGATAAACGTTATGATGAACAAACGGGTGGAGGTCTCTCTTCTGGAGCCATCATTGGAATAATACTTGCTACCATAGCATTTATCACCATATTAGTCATTGTTGGGAAGAAAGTTTTCcctattttgaaagaaaaacgAGCTGAGAGGAAACGTGGTACTGGTACTCTTAACACAGATGTATCCTACAGTGCTGCTCCATCAGCTCCTCCACCTCCCTCTGCACCACTACAATCTAACCCTATATATATCAACATGCCAAGGACCCCAGATCCAGTAGTTATGTTTAGCATTCCTAGGAATGATGTCGCTTCCGACATCAGATACGATACTGGGATTTCCCAGGCTGCACCGACGGCTTTTCCGGATACAGATGTAGACAGTGATCACCCTGATGACCCTACCGACACAAATACTGAAGCAGACGACAACGGGGCAAATACTCAGGACGAGGATGAAAATACAACAACTAATGCGCATGACAATAATGACCAAACAGGAACCGGAAATACGCAGGAAGAACCTGTACACGGACAAAGTGAAAATGAAGGGGAGTCAAGTTCGTCGTCAGATGATAGCGACAGCAGTCATGGGGGAGATGGTCAAGAGAGTGGGGATCTGGCAGACGATTCGGTTCTTGAACCTTTACAAAGCGGTTCCACCGACTAG